Proteins co-encoded in one Gleimia hominis genomic window:
- the tyrS gene encoding tyrosine--tRNA ligase, with product MTDLIEELQWRGLIRQHTDLDALRKTLNSGPVTFYCGFDPTAPSLHHGHLVQLILMRHLQRAGHKPLALVGGATGLIGDPRMSGERKLQSRDTVAGWVEKLREQISRFLDFEGPNAAQMINNLDWTSELSAIDLLRDLGKYFRLGTMLSKDTVARRLESKEGISFAEFAYQILQANDFLQLYRRYGCVLETGGDDQWGNLVGGMDLIHKTEGKDVHVLTTPLITKADGTKFGKSEGGAVWLSADMLTPYAFYQFWLNVDDADVIRFLKVFTFVPREEIEQLAVQVEQAPHKRAAQKRLAAEVTELVHGPQNLQQVIAATDALWGRADLHEVDAGTLTAATSQLPNGTVKIGEDTIVDALVAAGLEKGRGAARRTVSSGGAYINNQKVAGEDTVIKASDQLADGSVLIRRGRKNLAVLFPQG from the coding sequence GTGACTGACCTGATTGAAGAGCTGCAATGGCGTGGGTTGATTCGCCAGCACACGGATTTGGATGCGTTGCGCAAGACGCTTAACTCCGGGCCGGTCACTTTCTATTGTGGTTTCGATCCGACCGCACCTTCTTTGCATCATGGTCATTTGGTGCAGTTGATTTTAATGAGGCACTTGCAGCGCGCTGGGCATAAGCCGCTTGCTCTCGTTGGGGGAGCGACGGGCTTGATTGGTGACCCGCGTATGTCTGGTGAGCGGAAGTTGCAGTCTCGTGACACGGTCGCGGGTTGGGTTGAGAAGCTGCGGGAGCAGATCAGTAGGTTCCTAGATTTTGAGGGGCCCAATGCGGCTCAGATGATTAATAATCTGGATTGGACGAGCGAGCTTTCCGCGATTGATTTGTTGCGCGATTTAGGTAAGTACTTCCGGTTGGGCACGATGTTGAGTAAGGACACGGTTGCCAGGCGGCTCGAGTCGAAGGAGGGCATCTCGTTCGCTGAGTTCGCCTACCAGATTCTTCAGGCAAATGATTTCTTGCAGCTGTACCGCCGGTACGGGTGTGTGTTGGAAACCGGTGGGGATGACCAGTGGGGCAACCTGGTGGGGGGCATGGACCTCATCCATAAGACGGAGGGGAAGGATGTTCACGTCTTAACCACGCCGCTCATCACGAAGGCTGATGGCACGAAGTTCGGTAAGTCCGAGGGTGGTGCCGTGTGGCTTTCTGCGGACATGCTGACCCCGTACGCGTTCTACCAGTTCTGGTTGAACGTCGACGACGCAGACGTGATTCGGTTCCTGAAGGTGTTCACGTTCGTGCCTCGTGAGGAGATTGAGCAGCTGGCTGTACAGGTGGAGCAGGCTCCACACAAACGGGCTGCGCAGAAGCGTTTAGCTGCGGAGGTGACGGAATTGGTTCACGGCCCACAGAATCTTCAGCAGGTAATAGCTGCTACAGATGCGCTGTGGGGTCGTGCCGATTTGCATGAGGTAGATGCGGGGACTCTAACGGCAGCGACGAGCCAGTTGCCTAATGGCACGGTAAAAATTGGTGAGGACACGATAGTTGACGCACTCGTCGCAGCTGGTTTGGAGAAGGGGCGGGGAGCTGCTCGGCGTACCGTAAGCTCCGGTGGTGCCTACATTAATAACCAGAAAGTAGCCGGGGAAGACACGGTGATTAAGGCTAGTGATCAGCTTGCCGACGGGTCAGTACTAATCCGGAGGGGAAGGAAGAACCTCGCCGTCTTGTTCCCACAGGGCTGA
- the argH gene encoding argininosuccinate lyase, which translates to MVQGADQKVSLWGGRFSGAPSQALGALSVSTHFDWRLAHVDIAGSKAHARELARVGLLTSEELEKMLEALSQLDADVTSGVFAPNSDDEDVHTALERGLMERAGALGGKLRAGRSRNDQIATLIRMYLREEAGHLAGNVLDLASALIGQAKAVGDAVMPGRTHMQHAQPVLVAHHLLAHVWPLLRDVQRLVDWDRRAAKSPYGAGALAGNTLGMHPERIASELGFDAACENSIDATCARDVAAEFSFIATMLGVNLSRLAEEIIIWNTVEFGYVTLDDSFSTGSSIMPQKKNPDIAELARGKAGRMIGDLTGLMSVLKGLPLAYDRDLQEDKEPVFDQVDTLDVLLPAMTGMVETMVLHTERMEYLAPRGFSLATDIAEWLVKRGVAFRQAHEISGHCVALADKTGRELWDLTDAEFAQIHSALTPEVRSVLSAHGSVSARSGKGGTAPQRVREQLADAQREVDNLRAKFDA; encoded by the coding sequence GTGGTTCAAGGCGCTGATCAGAAGGTGAGTTTGTGGGGTGGCCGGTTTAGTGGTGCGCCCTCGCAAGCGTTGGGAGCGTTGTCGGTGTCCACGCATTTTGATTGGCGCTTGGCACACGTGGATATTGCGGGTTCGAAGGCCCATGCCCGGGAGTTGGCGCGGGTTGGTTTGTTGACGTCCGAAGAGTTAGAAAAGATGCTTGAGGCGTTGAGTCAGTTGGATGCGGACGTTACCTCGGGTGTTTTTGCGCCTAATTCGGATGATGAGGACGTACACACCGCGTTGGAGCGGGGCCTCATGGAACGGGCGGGTGCGTTGGGTGGCAAGCTGCGTGCGGGCCGGTCGCGGAATGACCAGATTGCGACGCTTATCCGGATGTATTTGCGTGAGGAAGCGGGGCATCTGGCGGGTAACGTGTTGGATTTGGCGTCGGCTTTGATTGGGCAGGCGAAGGCTGTGGGGGATGCGGTGATGCCGGGGCGGACGCACATGCAGCATGCACAGCCGGTGCTCGTGGCCCACCATTTGTTGGCGCACGTGTGGCCGTTGTTGCGCGATGTGCAAAGGCTGGTGGATTGGGATCGGCGTGCGGCGAAGAGCCCATATGGGGCGGGTGCGTTGGCTGGGAACACGTTGGGAATGCATCCGGAGCGGATCGCTAGTGAACTGGGTTTCGACGCGGCGTGTGAGAACTCGATTGATGCCACGTGCGCGCGTGATGTTGCGGCGGAGTTTTCGTTTATCGCCACCATGCTGGGGGTTAATCTCTCGCGGCTTGCGGAAGAGATTATTATTTGGAACACCGTGGAGTTTGGGTATGTCACGTTAGATGATTCATTTTCTACGGGCAGTTCCATAATGCCTCAGAAAAAGAACCCGGATATTGCGGAGCTGGCGCGCGGTAAGGCAGGTCGGATGATCGGCGATTTGACGGGGTTGATGTCGGTTTTGAAGGGGCTTCCCCTGGCGTATGATCGCGACCTTCAAGAAGATAAGGAACCGGTGTTCGACCAGGTTGATACGTTGGACGTGCTGCTGCCTGCGATGACGGGGATGGTGGAAACCATGGTGTTGCACACGGAACGCATGGAGTATTTGGCGCCGCGTGGGTTTTCGCTCGCGACTGATATTGCAGAATGGCTGGTTAAGCGCGGGGTCGCGTTCCGGCAGGCGCATGAGATTTCGGGTCATTGCGTGGCGCTTGCCGATAAGACGGGGCGGGAGCTGTGGGATTTGACGGATGCGGAGTTCGCGCAGATTCACTCGGCCTTAACGCCTGAGGTTCGCAGCGTTCTGTCTGCTCACGGTTCGGTGTCTGCGCGTAGCGGCAAGGGGGGTACTGCTCCGCAGCGGGTGCGTGAGCAGCTTGCGGATGCGCAGCGCGAAGTGGACAATTTACGCGCCAAGTTTGACGCGTAG
- a CDS encoding argininosuccinate synthase, protein MTDKNRIVLAYSGGLDTSVAIGWIGEQTGSEVIAVAVDVGQGGEDLEVIRQRALDCGAVEAYVADAREEFADDYCIPALKANGLYQGKYPLVSAISRPLIAKHLVRAARQFGATTMAHGCTGKGNDQVRFEVSFTSMAPDLNCISPVRDLALTRDVAIDYATKHDLPIETTKNNPFSIDQNVWGRAIETGFLEDLWNAPTKDVYSYTDDPTYPPLPDEVVISFEQGVPVALDGKQMSMLEIIQELNRRGGAQGIGRIDIVEDRLVGIKSREIYEAPGAMVLIEAHKELENVTIEREQARFKSRVDERWAELVYDAQWFSPLKGSLDAFIEDTQRYVTGDIRMTLHAGRATVTGRRSDSSLYDFNLATYETGDTFDQSHSRGFIEIYGMAAKLAAARDVRFGNGVDFGVGNLANE, encoded by the coding sequence ATGACTGATAAGAACCGTATTGTATTGGCCTACTCCGGTGGTCTAGATACCTCAGTGGCAATCGGTTGGATAGGTGAGCAGACCGGCAGTGAAGTGATTGCGGTGGCCGTGGACGTGGGGCAGGGCGGTGAAGACCTGGAGGTCATCCGCCAGCGCGCGTTGGACTGCGGGGCTGTGGAGGCCTACGTGGCGGATGCGCGCGAGGAATTCGCGGATGATTACTGCATTCCCGCGCTTAAGGCAAACGGGTTGTACCAGGGTAAGTACCCGCTTGTTTCCGCGATTTCGCGGCCGTTGATTGCGAAGCACCTGGTGCGGGCGGCCCGCCAGTTCGGGGCGACAACTATGGCGCACGGGTGTACGGGTAAGGGTAATGATCAGGTTCGTTTCGAGGTGTCGTTCACGTCGATGGCTCCGGATTTGAACTGTATTTCGCCGGTGCGGGATTTAGCGTTGACGCGGGATGTGGCGATTGATTATGCAACGAAGCATGATTTGCCGATTGAGACGACTAAGAATAACCCGTTTTCGATTGACCAGAACGTGTGGGGCCGGGCGATTGAAACGGGTTTCTTAGAGGACTTGTGGAATGCGCCCACCAAGGACGTGTATTCGTATACTGACGATCCGACGTACCCGCCGCTGCCTGATGAGGTTGTGATTTCGTTTGAGCAGGGGGTACCCGTTGCGCTCGATGGTAAGCAGATGAGCATGCTGGAGATTATTCAAGAGCTGAATCGTCGCGGTGGAGCGCAGGGGATTGGGCGGATTGATATTGTTGAGGACCGCTTGGTTGGCATTAAGTCTCGCGAAATTTATGAGGCCCCTGGGGCGATGGTGTTGATTGAGGCACACAAGGAGCTGGAGAACGTAACGATTGAGCGTGAGCAGGCCCGTTTTAAGAGCCGGGTTGACGAGCGGTGGGCGGAGTTGGTTTATGACGCTCAGTGGTTTTCGCCGTTGAAGGGTTCTTTGGATGCGTTTATTGAGGATACGCAGCGTTACGTCACGGGGGATATTCGGATGACGTTGCATGCGGGGCGGGCAACCGTCACGGGGCGGCGTTCAGATTCGTCCTTGTATGATTTCAACTTGGCTACGTACGAGACTGGTGACACGTTCGATCAGTCGCATTCGCGCGGGTTCATTGAGATTTATGGGATGGCTGCGAAGTTGGCGGCGGCACGCGACGTGCGGTTCGGAAATGGGGTCGACTTCGGGGTTGGTAACCTAGCGAACGAGTGA
- a CDS encoding arginine repressor — MSEPEIMRRTPDSKAGRHAIIEQILSTQAITSQSELREALQERGISAAQATLSRDLLEIRATKVRDADGRQVYAISKHEEISGSDTPTAAQLQKWASDLLVGGATAGNLIVLRTPAGAANLLGSALDYARHEPVLGLVAGDDTIIVVCTSAQAASEYCEQLLDWAEGKTQTEGK, encoded by the coding sequence ATGAGCGAGCCAGAAATTATGCGTAGAACACCTGACTCAAAGGCGGGGCGCCACGCAATTATCGAACAGATCCTGTCTACCCAGGCAATTACGTCGCAATCCGAGCTGCGCGAAGCCTTGCAGGAGCGGGGTATCAGCGCCGCGCAAGCCACATTGTCGCGCGACTTATTGGAGATCCGCGCTACCAAGGTTAGAGACGCCGACGGCCGCCAGGTGTACGCGATTTCTAAGCACGAGGAGATTTCTGGTAGCGACACTCCAACTGCCGCCCAGTTGCAAAAATGGGCGTCAGACCTGCTTGTTGGCGGTGCGACAGCCGGGAACCTCATTGTATTAAGAACGCCCGCAGGAGCCGCGAACCTACTGGGGTCCGCGCTCGACTATGCCCGTCACGAACCCGTCCTGGGGCTGGTGGCGGGGGACGACACGATCATTGTGGTGTGCACTTCGGCGCAAGCCGCATCGGAATATTGCGAGCAGTTGCTCGACTGGGCTGAAGGCAAAACGCAAACCGAAGGCAAGTAA
- a CDS encoding flavodoxin domain-containing protein translates to MKILVVWASRHGATKEVADVVREELSNGGHEVTLKEASEVTTLDNYDGVVLGSAVYLTQWVDTMRRFVSKFSKQLREKHLWAFSVGLSGVPGGNVVDPVRVGPVLLRINPIDETTFAGRLEPRELSLRERSVARLGGAQEGDYRDWDEIRRWSRSVSDMAKTL, encoded by the coding sequence ATGAAGATTTTGGTTGTTTGGGCTTCCCGCCATGGAGCGACGAAGGAAGTCGCTGATGTTGTGCGAGAAGAGTTGTCAAACGGTGGCCACGAGGTGACGTTAAAAGAAGCTAGCGAAGTGACCACGCTCGATAACTACGACGGCGTAGTTCTTGGGTCTGCAGTTTATTTGACGCAGTGGGTTGACACGATGCGTCGGTTCGTTTCGAAGTTTTCGAAGCAGTTGCGCGAAAAACACTTGTGGGCATTCTCTGTGGGCCTGTCTGGAGTGCCGGGTGGAAACGTGGTGGATCCGGTCCGGGTCGGGCCAGTTTTGCTACGGATTAATCCGATTGACGAAACTACTTTTGCCGGCCGTCTGGAGCCGCGGGAGTTATCTTTGAGGGAACGTTCCGTAGCCCGGCTGGGTGGTGCGCAAGAGGGAGACTATCGGGATTGGGACGAGATTCGGCGCTGGAGTCGCTCCGTTTCTGATATGGCGAAAACTCTTTAA
- the pheT gene encoding phenylalanine--tRNA ligase subunit beta yields the protein MPNVPISWLKDHVEVLPGTDARTLAQALVKVGLEEEEIHPAQVTGPLVVGKVLTLDAKKQTNGKVINYCRVDVGTHNDPPGTGKEPSELPSRGIICGAHNFGVGDYVVVSLPGAILPGEFKISARKTYGHISDGMICSERELGLGTDHDGIIVLNKQHAKEDIPPIGEDVIEFLGLGQELLEINVTPDRGYCFSMRGVAREYAHSTGAHFADPGLATTPEANEKGFPVEVEDDEPLRDHVGCNRFVTRVVRGVDPQAPTPRWMVERLEAMGMRSVSLAVDITNYVMLDLGQPLHAYDLSDLAGPLVVRRAHPGESLRTLDDVERNLDPEDLLITDSPDGKRASRILGLAGVMGGQYSEVEESTTDVLIEAAHFDAVSVARSARRHFLHSEASKRFERGTDPLLPPVAADMAARLLAKYGNGSVDHGVFDLNFVPDPELIIMPVMEPQRLTGVAYPPERVVELLEEIGAQVEGDDPLQVTVPSWRPDLKQPCDLVEEIARLDGYDNIPSELPQARAGQGVPPRMMMRRRTQHLLADLGFVGVGSYPFIGDAHDLQLIPDDDERRQTIELRNPLVEARPKLRTNVLDSLLDVARRNRARGAESIRVFEMGMVARPQGVVPHDIPSAQQRPHPKEVGGLHRGTPKQPWHLGVVAGGRAQGGDLERDYDWKDATELVQELGRELGVTIQISALYRQPGGQLPHGRPTPKPLQDPAYAAPWHPGRSGILFVSQKKRIVSIGRVGELHPRVIDAYALPARSIALELDLEALFKLIPDTPVEPHAISSYPPVKEDIAIVLDQQIPVSMVLDTIRSAGGPLLEDVSLFDEYVGDQIEEGKRSLAFALRMRATDRTLKAKEAAKVRGEIVDKLSNQLGAKLRA from the coding sequence ATGCCTAACGTACCTATCTCTTGGTTAAAAGACCACGTTGAGGTCCTGCCGGGCACGGACGCGCGGACACTCGCGCAGGCCCTCGTGAAAGTCGGGCTGGAGGAAGAAGAAATCCACCCCGCGCAGGTAACGGGCCCCCTCGTGGTGGGTAAAGTCCTCACGCTGGACGCGAAAAAGCAAACGAACGGTAAGGTCATTAACTACTGCCGCGTTGACGTTGGGACGCACAATGACCCGCCCGGAACGGGCAAGGAACCGTCCGAACTGCCATCACGCGGCATTATCTGCGGGGCCCATAACTTCGGTGTCGGCGACTACGTGGTGGTGTCGCTGCCGGGCGCAATCTTGCCGGGCGAGTTCAAAATCAGTGCCCGCAAAACATACGGCCACATTTCCGATGGCATGATTTGTTCTGAACGGGAACTGGGGCTGGGCACAGATCACGATGGCATTATTGTGCTCAACAAGCAGCACGCAAAAGAGGACATTCCCCCCATCGGGGAAGACGTGATTGAGTTCTTGGGATTAGGACAAGAACTACTTGAAATCAATGTCACCCCCGATCGCGGATACTGCTTCTCGATGCGCGGGGTGGCGCGCGAATACGCGCACTCAACGGGCGCGCACTTTGCCGACCCCGGGCTGGCAACTACTCCGGAAGCAAACGAGAAGGGCTTCCCCGTAGAAGTTGAAGACGACGAACCATTGCGCGACCACGTTGGTTGCAACCGCTTCGTCACCCGCGTGGTACGCGGCGTTGACCCACAAGCCCCAACTCCTCGGTGGATGGTTGAGCGGCTCGAAGCAATGGGGATGCGTTCGGTTTCGCTCGCGGTCGACATCACCAATTACGTGATGCTCGACCTGGGCCAACCATTGCACGCCTACGACCTATCCGACCTAGCCGGCCCACTAGTGGTCCGGCGCGCTCACCCGGGGGAGAGCCTGCGGACCCTCGATGACGTGGAGCGGAACCTGGATCCGGAGGACCTGCTGATTACAGACTCGCCCGACGGTAAGCGGGCGAGCCGCATCCTGGGGCTTGCCGGGGTAATGGGCGGGCAGTACTCCGAAGTGGAGGAGTCCACGACCGACGTCTTGATCGAAGCTGCGCATTTTGATGCCGTATCGGTTGCCCGTTCAGCACGCCGGCACTTCTTACACTCGGAAGCGTCAAAGCGGTTTGAACGGGGCACGGACCCGTTGCTCCCACCCGTGGCGGCGGACATGGCTGCACGTCTGCTCGCAAAGTACGGGAATGGCTCAGTTGATCACGGCGTGTTCGACCTGAATTTCGTGCCGGATCCCGAACTCATCATCATGCCGGTCATGGAGCCACAACGTCTCACGGGCGTCGCGTATCCGCCCGAGCGGGTAGTGGAACTTCTGGAAGAAATCGGGGCGCAAGTGGAAGGAGATGATCCACTGCAGGTCACGGTGCCGTCTTGGCGGCCAGACCTGAAACAACCGTGTGACCTGGTCGAAGAGATCGCCCGCCTAGACGGATACGACAACATTCCTTCCGAACTTCCACAGGCACGGGCCGGTCAGGGTGTTCCCCCGCGGATGATGATGCGCCGCCGCACGCAGCATCTACTCGCTGACCTTGGGTTCGTTGGGGTTGGATCCTACCCGTTCATCGGTGATGCACACGACCTGCAGCTGATCCCTGATGATGACGAGCGCCGGCAGACAATCGAACTGCGGAACCCGCTCGTAGAGGCGCGCCCGAAACTGCGTACCAACGTGTTGGATTCGCTGCTGGACGTGGCTCGGCGCAATCGCGCGCGAGGAGCGGAATCAATCCGGGTTTTCGAAATGGGAATGGTAGCCCGCCCGCAGGGCGTAGTCCCGCACGATATTCCTTCAGCGCAGCAGCGTCCCCACCCCAAAGAAGTAGGTGGCTTGCATCGCGGTACACCTAAGCAGCCGTGGCACCTGGGGGTTGTTGCCGGAGGTCGTGCGCAAGGCGGGGACCTCGAGCGCGACTACGATTGGAAAGACGCCACGGAACTTGTGCAAGAACTGGGCCGTGAACTGGGAGTAACCATCCAGATCAGCGCGCTGTACCGGCAACCGGGCGGGCAACTGCCTCACGGGCGTCCGACACCAAAACCACTGCAAGACCCCGCGTATGCAGCGCCCTGGCACCCGGGGCGCAGCGGAATCCTATTCGTTTCACAAAAGAAGCGGATTGTTTCCATTGGACGCGTTGGTGAGCTGCACCCACGCGTAATCGATGCGTACGCCCTGCCTGCCAGGTCGATCGCTTTGGAACTTGACCTGGAGGCTTTGTTCAAACTAATCCCAGACACGCCGGTGGAGCCGCACGCGATTTCCAGTTATCCGCCTGTCAAGGAAGATATTGCGATCGTTTTGGACCAGCAGATTCCAGTTTCGATGGTGCTCGACACGATCCGCTCGGCTGGTGGTCCGCTGCTAGAAGACGTTTCGCTGTTTGACGAATATGTGGGAGACCAGATTGAGGAGGGGAAGCGTTCCCTCGCGTTCGCGCTTCGCATGCGGGCCACAGATCGCACGTTGAAAGCGAAAGAAGCTGCGAAGGTGCGTGGGGAGATAGTGGATAAATTATCGAACCAGTTGGGTGCCAAACTGCGGGCTTGA
- the pheS gene encoding phenylalanine--tRNA ligase subunit alpha has product MELNPLDKTAMEQAVKQAVSAIEAAGDLEALARVKSEHIGEASAVTAANREIKNLPGADKATAGRAVGAARKTINEAYSERKTQLEREHEAHQLEVETVDITTPANRSLPGACHPLQTIQDEITDFFVSLGWDIAEGPEVEHEWFNFDALNFDADHPARQMQDTFYIDGRSVGGQDPTDAHLVLRTHTSPVQARELLSRSVPLYVACPGKVFRSDELDSTHTPVFHQVEGLAVDKGLTMANLKGVLDHFARAMFGPEAKTRLRPSYFPFTEPSAEMDLWFPQKKGGAGWIEWGGCGMVNPNVLKACGVDASEYTGFAFGMGLERTLMLRHSIADMHDIVEGDQRFSLQFPGKVK; this is encoded by the coding sequence ATGGAACTAAATCCTCTAGACAAAACAGCAATGGAGCAGGCGGTGAAACAGGCCGTCAGCGCCATAGAAGCGGCAGGGGACCTGGAAGCACTAGCTCGTGTCAAGAGTGAACACATCGGCGAGGCTTCTGCGGTAACGGCTGCTAACCGGGAAATCAAAAACCTTCCCGGAGCTGACAAAGCAACAGCAGGCCGCGCGGTCGGAGCTGCCCGCAAAACTATTAACGAAGCCTACTCCGAGCGCAAAACCCAGTTGGAACGCGAACACGAAGCACACCAACTCGAAGTGGAAACCGTGGACATAACCACGCCCGCAAACCGTTCCCTCCCCGGCGCGTGCCATCCGCTGCAGACAATCCAAGACGAAATCACCGACTTCTTCGTATCACTCGGATGGGATATCGCCGAAGGCCCTGAAGTAGAACACGAGTGGTTCAACTTCGACGCCCTAAACTTCGACGCAGACCACCCCGCGCGGCAAATGCAAGACACGTTCTACATCGACGGACGTTCAGTTGGCGGACAAGACCCAACGGATGCACACCTCGTGCTCCGCACCCACACTTCGCCCGTGCAAGCCCGAGAACTACTGAGCCGATCCGTACCGCTCTACGTGGCGTGCCCCGGCAAAGTATTCCGCTCGGACGAACTGGATTCAACCCACACCCCAGTTTTCCACCAAGTTGAAGGGCTGGCGGTAGACAAAGGCCTGACCATGGCAAACCTCAAAGGAGTGCTCGACCACTTCGCGCGCGCCATGTTCGGCCCGGAAGCGAAAACCCGGCTGCGCCCAAGCTACTTCCCATTCACCGAACCCAGTGCCGAAATGGACCTATGGTTCCCACAGAAGAAAGGCGGCGCCGGATGGATCGAATGGGGTGGCTGCGGCATGGTCAACCCCAACGTCCTCAAAGCCTGCGGCGTGGACGCAAGTGAATACACCGGTTTCGCATTCGGCATGGGCCTGGAACGCACCCTCATGCTGCGCCACTCCATCGCTGACATGCACGACATCGTAGAGGGAGACCAGCGTTTCTCCCTCCAGTTCCCCGGGAAGGTGAAGTAA
- the panB gene encoding 3-methyl-2-oxobutanoate hydroxymethyltransferase: MTTNNSDTEISFKEPKRWRVQHVAAAKAAGRKLTMLTSYDALTAPIMEAAGVDMILVGDSYGNVQLGYDTTVKVTLDDMVRATGAVARSVHRPLVVADMPFGTYEGDKYRGFEAAAELMRAGADAVKLEGGVERADVIEQLTTSGIPVCAHLGFTPQSVNTLGGPRMQGRGLGAEKLIADAEAVQEAGAFALVLEMVPDRAAARITRTLSIPTIGIGAGPNTDGQVLVWSDMAGMTEWTPSFVKRFAQLGEQLKQAAQAYTQAVKDGSFPAPQHYKSE, from the coding sequence ATGACTACAAATAACTCGGATACTGAGATTTCCTTTAAAGAACCGAAGCGTTGGCGAGTGCAGCACGTGGCTGCGGCGAAGGCTGCTGGGCGGAAGCTGACGATGTTAACGTCGTATGATGCCCTCACCGCCCCCATTATGGAAGCCGCTGGGGTGGACATGATTTTGGTGGGTGATTCGTACGGGAACGTGCAGTTGGGGTATGACACCACTGTGAAAGTCACGTTGGATGACATGGTGCGCGCCACCGGTGCGGTCGCCCGGTCTGTGCACCGCCCACTGGTGGTTGCGGACATGCCGTTTGGCACTTACGAGGGTGATAAGTACCGCGGGTTTGAGGCCGCTGCGGAACTTATGCGTGCTGGGGCGGACGCGGTGAAGTTGGAAGGTGGAGTGGAACGCGCCGACGTGATCGAGCAGTTGACCACCAGTGGGATCCCGGTGTGCGCGCACTTAGGGTTCACACCCCAGTCCGTTAACACGCTGGGTGGCCCGCGGATGCAGGGGCGCGGTTTAGGGGCAGAGAAGCTGATAGCCGACGCGGAAGCAGTGCAGGAAGCGGGGGCATTCGCATTGGTTTTAGAGATGGTGCCCGACCGCGCGGCCGCCCGGATTACCCGCACGCTGAGTATTCCGACCATTGGGATAGGTGCAGGGCCAAACACGGATGGGCAAGTGTTAGTTTGGTCTGACATGGCGGGGATGACGGAGTGGACCCCCAGTTTTGTTAAACGCTTCGCACAGCTGGGCGAGCAATTGAAGCAGGCGGCGCAGGCTTACACGCAGGCTGTTAAGGATGGTTCTTTTCCCGCACCCCAGCATTACAAATCGGAGTAG
- the map gene encoding type I methionyl aminopeptidase, producing MSLLSPGKISAKRAVPSTIERPEYLFHDGPEVVTASDVKDPQTVEKIRRAGAIAAGALEAAGTAAKPGVTTDELDRIAHEYIIAQGAYPSCLDYMGFPKSICTSINECICHGIPDDRPLQDGDILNIDVTAYIDGVHGDTCAMFPVGTISEEDSLLIERTKNAMMRGIKAVKPGREINVIGRVIEKYAQRFNYGVVRDFTGHGVGEAFHSGLIIPHYDSPSYDTVMEEGMVFTIEPMLTLGGVDWQQWDDGWTVVTADGSRTAQFEHTIVVTEDGAEILTLPN from the coding sequence ATGTCATTGCTTTCACCGGGAAAGATCTCTGCAAAACGCGCTGTTCCTTCGACAATTGAGCGGCCCGAGTACCTGTTCCACGACGGACCCGAGGTAGTCACCGCTTCCGACGTTAAGGACCCGCAGACGGTGGAGAAGATTCGGCGTGCCGGCGCGATTGCAGCGGGCGCGCTGGAGGCTGCGGGGACGGCGGCAAAACCCGGGGTGACAACCGACGAGCTCGACCGGATTGCACACGAGTACATTATTGCCCAAGGCGCCTACCCCTCGTGTTTGGACTACATGGGGTTTCCCAAATCGATTTGCACCTCTATCAACGAGTGCATTTGCCATGGCATTCCCGACGACAGACCACTGCAAGACGGGGACATTTTGAACATTGATGTCACCGCTTATATAGATGGTGTGCACGGTGACACTTGCGCGATGTTTCCCGTAGGGACGATCTCGGAAGAAGACTCGCTGCTGATTGAACGCACCAAGAACGCTATGATGCGGGGTATAAAAGCCGTGAAACCAGGCCGGGAGATCAACGTGATTGGCCGGGTGATTGAAAAATATGCGCAACGTTTCAACTACGGGGTGGTGCGTGATTTTACCGGCCACGGCGTTGGGGAAGCGTTCCATTCGGGTCTAATTATTCCGCATTACGACTCGCCGTCGTACGACACGGTAATGGAAGAAGGCATGGTGTTCACAATCGAACCAATGCTCACCCTCGGGGGTGTGGATTGGCAGCAGTGGGATGACGGGTGGACGGTAGTGACGGCAGATGGGAGCCGGACCGCCCAGTTTGAACACACGATTGTGGTCACAGAAGATGGTGCAGAAATTTTAACCCTGCCAAACTAG